One genomic window of Gossypium hirsutum isolate 1008001.06 chromosome D11, Gossypium_hirsutum_v2.1, whole genome shotgun sequence includes the following:
- the LOC107911521 gene encoding rop guanine nucleotide exchange factor 3 isoform X1 encodes MAICRVESCNLGKMENLSNSDENYDLGYQPSPSFVDQNDQSIPETPGYSTLSGESFVYGRTCSETSAFSDPIDDHSCCSEASPSHWPPKRSMAQNQAVLSRLGTKQRGSNEDEKQLDYLESLELELEMMKERFAKLLLGEDMSGSGKGVCTAVTISNAITNLYATVFGQNLRLEPLNPEKKALWKREMDCLLSVCDYIVEFTSKSQNLSNGTALEVMKSRPRSDIYVNLPALRKLDAMLIEILDSFEEREFWYAEDGSVSSNSSRTGSFRRVVKRNDEKWWVPVPCVPPCGLSEKARKHLRHKRDCANQIHKAAMAINSGVLAEMEIPDSYVASLPKSGRASIGESIYRFMLGTEKFCPDYLLDCLSIASEHEALELADSVEASMYTWRRKACIKHSKPSWGMVKELMSDVDLSDKNHILAERAESLLFALKQRYPELSQTSLDTCKIQHNRDVGQAILESYSRVLEGLAFNIVAWIEDVFFVDRAVTSQE; translated from the exons ATGGCTATTTGCAGAGTTGAGAGTTGTAATTTGGGTAAAATGGAGAATTTATCCAACTCTGATGAAAATTATGATCTGGGTTATCAACCTTCACCTTCTTTTGTTGATCAAAATGATCAGTCAATTCCAGAAACTCCTGGTTACTCAACGTTGAGTGGTGAATCATTCGTGTATGGCCGAACTTGCTCTGAAACCTCAGCATTTTCAGACCCTATCGACGATCATAGCTGTTGTAGTGAAGCTTCACCTTCTCACTGGCCACCAAAAAGATCCATGGCTCAGAATCAAGCTGTTCTTAGCAGGCTCGGAACAAAGCAACGCGGAAGCAATGAAGATGAAAAGCAGCTTGATTATCTAGAATCATTGGAATTAG AACTTGAAATGATGAAGGAAAGATTTGCAAAGCTTTTACTGGGAGAAGACATGTCAGGGAGTGGCAAAGGGGTCTGTACAGCAGTTACTATCTCAAATGCCATAACCAATCTCTATG CTACCGTATTCGGACAAAATTTGAGGTTGGAACCTTTGAACCCTGAAAAGAAGGCACTTTGGAAAAGAGAAATGGACTGTCTTTTATCTGTTTGTGATTACATTGTTGAATTTACTTCCAAGTCACAGAATTTAAGCAATGGAACAGCTCTTGAA GTAATGAAAAGCAGACCAAGATCAGATATTTATGTCAATCTTCCTGCACTGAGAAAGTTGGATGCAATGCTCATT GAAATATTGGACAGTTTCGAGGAAAGAGAATTCTGGTATGCAGAAGATGGGAGTGTGTCATCAAATTCAAGCCGAACAGGCTCGTTCCGAAGGGTTGTTAAAAGAAATGATGAGAAATGGTGGGTACCAGTGCCATGCGTTCCTCCATGTGGGCTATCTGAGAAAGCAAGGAAGCACTTGCGGCACAAACGAGACTGTGCTAATCAAATTCATAAGGCAGCTATGGCTATCAATAGTGGTGTTCTAGCAGAGATGGAAATTCCTGACTCCTATGTCGCGTCTCTTCCCAAG AGCGGAAGGGCCAGTATAGGAGAGTCGATCTACAGGTTCATGTTGGGGACAGAAAAGTTCTGCCCGGATTATCTGCTGGATTGTCTAAGTATAGCATCGGAACATGAAGCACTAGAGCTTGCAGACAGCGTGGAAGCCTCAATGTATACATGGAGACGTAAAGCATGCATAAAGCATTCAAAACCATCATGGGGCATGGTAAAAGAGCTGATGTCTGATGTTGATCTTAGTGACAAAAATCACATATTGGCTGAAAGGGCCGAGAGCTTGTTGTTTGCCTTGAAGCAAAGGTACCCCGAACTTTCACAGACGTCCTTGGATACATGCAAGATTCAACACAATCGG
- the LOC107911521 gene encoding rop guanine nucleotide exchange factor 3 isoform X2, producing the protein MENLSNSDENYDLGYQPSPSFVDQNDQSIPETPGYSTLSGESFVYGRTCSETSAFSDPIDDHSCCSEASPSHWPPKRSMAQNQAVLSRLGTKQRGSNEDEKQLDYLESLELELEMMKERFAKLLLGEDMSGSGKGVCTAVTISNAITNLYATVFGQNLRLEPLNPEKKALWKREMDCLLSVCDYIVEFTSKSQNLSNGTALEVMKSRPRSDIYVNLPALRKLDAMLIEILDSFEEREFWYAEDGSVSSNSSRTGSFRRVVKRNDEKWWVPVPCVPPCGLSEKARKHLRHKRDCANQIHKAAMAINSGVLAEMEIPDSYVASLPKSGRASIGESIYRFMLGTEKFCPDYLLDCLSIASEHEALELADSVEASMYTWRRKACIKHSKPSWGMVKELMSDVDLSDKNHILAERAESLLFALKQRYPELSQTSLDTCKIQHNRDVGQAILESYSRVLEGLAFNIVAWIEDVFFVDRAVTSQE; encoded by the exons ATGGAGAATTTATCCAACTCTGATGAAAATTATGATCTGGGTTATCAACCTTCACCTTCTTTTGTTGATCAAAATGATCAGTCAATTCCAGAAACTCCTGGTTACTCAACGTTGAGTGGTGAATCATTCGTGTATGGCCGAACTTGCTCTGAAACCTCAGCATTTTCAGACCCTATCGACGATCATAGCTGTTGTAGTGAAGCTTCACCTTCTCACTGGCCACCAAAAAGATCCATGGCTCAGAATCAAGCTGTTCTTAGCAGGCTCGGAACAAAGCAACGCGGAAGCAATGAAGATGAAAAGCAGCTTGATTATCTAGAATCATTGGAATTAG AACTTGAAATGATGAAGGAAAGATTTGCAAAGCTTTTACTGGGAGAAGACATGTCAGGGAGTGGCAAAGGGGTCTGTACAGCAGTTACTATCTCAAATGCCATAACCAATCTCTATG CTACCGTATTCGGACAAAATTTGAGGTTGGAACCTTTGAACCCTGAAAAGAAGGCACTTTGGAAAAGAGAAATGGACTGTCTTTTATCTGTTTGTGATTACATTGTTGAATTTACTTCCAAGTCACAGAATTTAAGCAATGGAACAGCTCTTGAA GTAATGAAAAGCAGACCAAGATCAGATATTTATGTCAATCTTCCTGCACTGAGAAAGTTGGATGCAATGCTCATT GAAATATTGGACAGTTTCGAGGAAAGAGAATTCTGGTATGCAGAAGATGGGAGTGTGTCATCAAATTCAAGCCGAACAGGCTCGTTCCGAAGGGTTGTTAAAAGAAATGATGAGAAATGGTGGGTACCAGTGCCATGCGTTCCTCCATGTGGGCTATCTGAGAAAGCAAGGAAGCACTTGCGGCACAAACGAGACTGTGCTAATCAAATTCATAAGGCAGCTATGGCTATCAATAGTGGTGTTCTAGCAGAGATGGAAATTCCTGACTCCTATGTCGCGTCTCTTCCCAAG AGCGGAAGGGCCAGTATAGGAGAGTCGATCTACAGGTTCATGTTGGGGACAGAAAAGTTCTGCCCGGATTATCTGCTGGATTGTCTAAGTATAGCATCGGAACATGAAGCACTAGAGCTTGCAGACAGCGTGGAAGCCTCAATGTATACATGGAGACGTAAAGCATGCATAAAGCATTCAAAACCATCATGGGGCATGGTAAAAGAGCTGATGTCTGATGTTGATCTTAGTGACAAAAATCACATATTGGCTGAAAGGGCCGAGAGCTTGTTGTTTGCCTTGAAGCAAAGGTACCCCGAACTTTCACAGACGTCCTTGGATACATGCAAGATTCAACACAATCGG